A part of Motilibacter aurantiacus genomic DNA contains:
- a CDS encoding DUF167 domain-containing protein, protein MRIALRVRPGASRTAVGGARGDALVVAVTARAVDGRATEAALRAVADALGVRRRQLRLVSGATSRDKVVEVDADAAPGLASRVSALLAGGRAADG, encoded by the coding sequence GTGCGCATCGCGCTGCGGGTGCGCCCCGGGGCCTCACGGACGGCCGTCGGGGGCGCGCGCGGAGACGCGCTCGTCGTCGCGGTGACCGCGCGGGCGGTGGACGGGCGGGCGACCGAGGCGGCGCTGCGGGCGGTCGCCGATGCGCTCGGGGTACGCCGACGCCAGCTGCGTCTGGTCAGTGGCGCGACCAGCCGGGACAAGGTCGTCGAGGTCGACGCGGACGCCGCCCCCGGGCTCGCTTCGCGGGTCTCGGCGCTGCTCGCGGGTGGCCGGGCGGCGGACGGCTGA
- a CDS encoding TraR/DksA family transcriptional regulator, whose amino-acid sequence MATTRGTTRAAHTAETAATADAAPAPRKRGAKAAPLVAEPADTGGAATPAKPSAKPVKRTSAKAADPVPPAAAVAVAPEPEAPVPTSPPQQAIPGQASPRDEAPSLPGRAASLPVRPGEEPWTSAELEEVCAELQAEAERLRREVAETESEIADLLRDSGDGAGDDQADAGNKTFEREHELSLANNSRGMLLQVERALTRIDDGTYGACESCGQPIGKARLQAFPRATLCVSCKQREERR is encoded by the coding sequence ATGGCCACGACACGAGGCACCACCAGGGCGGCTCATACCGCCGAGACCGCCGCCACGGCGGACGCGGCCCCTGCGCCGCGCAAGCGGGGGGCCAAGGCCGCTCCGCTCGTGGCCGAGCCTGCGGACACGGGGGGCGCTGCCACGCCGGCGAAGCCCTCCGCGAAGCCGGTCAAGCGCACCTCGGCAAAGGCTGCCGACCCCGTTCCGCCGGCGGCCGCCGTGGCCGTCGCCCCCGAGCCGGAGGCGCCCGTGCCCACCTCACCCCCTCAGCAGGCCATCCCTGGCCAGGCGTCCCCGCGCGACGAGGCCCCGTCGCTGCCCGGCCGGGCCGCCTCGCTGCCAGTCCGGCCCGGCGAGGAGCCGTGGACCTCCGCCGAGTTGGAGGAGGTCTGCGCCGAGCTGCAGGCCGAGGCCGAGCGGCTGCGCCGCGAGGTCGCGGAGACCGAGAGCGAGATCGCCGACCTGCTGCGCGACTCCGGTGACGGGGCCGGAGACGACCAGGCCGACGCGGGCAACAAGACGTTCGAGCGCGAGCACGAGCTCTCCCTGGCGAACAACTCCCGCGGGATGCTGCTGCAGGTGGAGCGGGCGCTGACCCGCATCGACGACGGCACCTACGGCGCATGCGAGAGTTGTGGGCAGCCGATCGGGAAGGCCCGGCT